The Cotesia glomerata isolate CgM1 linkage group LG7, MPM_Cglom_v2.3, whole genome shotgun sequence genome segment taattaatataatttaaattagctgacatttaaaaatttttagaattttttttgattgaataaatgattaaaaaaaattaaaaaaaaaaatttcacttggaaataactttaaaaactgtaagtgcaattttaaaaaaaaattcttttgttctaatttaattatttaaaaaaaaattaaaaacgtcggttaactttagtataattttttttttcaataattaaattagaacaaaaaaatattttttaaaaattgcacataATACTAAAagtagccgacgtttttaattataaaattagaactaaaaaatattttttaaaaattgcacttatagtttttcaacttttttacaaatgaaaatttttttgtaatgattttttcaataacaaaaaaaattctaaaaatttctagatggctaacttaattttcataaattgcactcacagtttttcaagttttttacaaataaaatttatttttttgtaataattttttcaataaaaaaaaattcttaaaatttttatttgtcggctaacttaattttcatattaaattattataaaaaagtgaaaatttttaaaagcatttttttattgtaattttgttataaaaatttttaaaattgacagctgatgGCTAACTTCAGTTTTACTGAAAATAGGTTACTATTACTCCTGCAATTGGTCAGATCCTTACCGCCGTTTCTTTTCAAACATTTTCATTGGCTGTCATTGTCGTCGACATGAAAATCGACCAATTATTGCCAGCGTAAAAGTTAATAGTCATTTTTATCAACTCTTtcaattctattattttttttatcaagaatatatatatatttgcaataaaaattatcaaatcaACGGACATGTGTTAAACTTTTggtttcattttaaaaattaattggtgcagaagaaatatttaataaaaaattgtatttacaacttttttttttgttttaacatgtggatttatttttttttaatttgttgatttaaaaaattcagaaaattaatttagcatatatttgataattttataacaaataaatcagaaaaaaattgacatgcagaaattttaaaaaataaaaaatggaattttttaaaaataattttttggaacaaatttttttattaaataaaatccaaaaattgtcaagtgatcGCTAACTTTGatgtcattaaatttattttcatttgaaataatgcaaactagcaactttgcagtcactatgtgactgccgtgaattgtgaactataaataaataaaattttgctttattacaCAATGACTTTCGTTAAATTGctctgtaatttcttaatttttgacgtttttgaagaaataagctcatttcgatgttacaatcgtcaagagctttcatttgagtacccacatgcatttttgatatatttttcatatatacatatatattttgaagatataagctcatcccgatgttatactcatcaaaagctttcatttgagtacccacatgcatttttgatatatttatgatatatacatatatatatatatatatataaatatataaaatataaaatatatgaaaaattgatgtgggtacacaaatgaaaggtctcgatgagtataacatcgtgatgagcttatatatttaaaaacgtcaatagttcacaagatacaaggtcacttcttaattattgatatttttaaagatataagctcatcccgatgttacacttatcaagagctttcatttgagtacccacatgcatttttgatatatttttcatatatacatatatatttagaagatataagctcatcccgatgttacacttatcaaaagctttcatttgagtacccacatgcatttttgatatatttatcatatatacatatatataaatatataaaatataaaatatatgaaaaattgatgtgggtactcaaatgaaaggtctcgatgagtataacgtcgtgatgagcttatatctttaaaaatgtcgatagttcacaagatacaaggtcatttcttaattattgatatttttagagatataagctcatcccgatgttacacttatcaagagctttcatttgagtacccacatgcatttttgatatatttatcatatatacatatatataatatatataaatatataaaatgtatgaaaaattgatgtgggtactcaaatgaaaggtctcgatgagtgtaacatcgggatgagcttatgtctttaaaattgtcaataatttacaaaatacaaagtcattttttaattatgtatctagagatcgaatgcaacctaaatacttatcataaaaaatcgactatcggtgagaataatatgaaaccttgatatgaaatcttgaagttacaaattcaagtcaagaccctctacaatgatactaaaaaatattaaataaattcatcagCTAAAACTATTCATTAATTgacagttttattattaatatgtacttacaattactaaaaaaaaaaaatgattacatacaaataaaaattaataactttaaatgAATGGAAAAGAAATAACAATCGATGCTTATAATTGTCTTtacaacattttattttattttattttttatataaattaattaataataatagtaattgatAACCAACTCATAtggattcaaaattattttcaagacaattacAAAATACTATGAACATacattaataactatttatctATCATTAACTGTAACTGgtgaataattaacaaaatattgaaacaaataatattcatcatttaattaataataataatcataatcataataagCTAAAAAAACTATCAGACATTACAGCAGATTACGTTATCTAATTTAGTGTTGACGTTGTAATTAgctaacaattaatatttatcacatCGTACCTAAATCTAcacaatcaaaataaaaatataagttttatgtatcattacaattattaatcatcATTTAATctgtgatttatttatttatttatttattcgtaCGATAAGCTGCTGGTTCAATTCAGTTACAATTAAAtctacaattaaattaaataattatcgacaataattttaaacttagttATTCAAACAAGcgttttgtttcatttttttttcaatccattgaaattcaaaatatttgttcTAGTTTGtgtcataattttaaataagcgttaaattaaatatattgaataatttaaaaaattactcaatttaatgacaaaaatattaaaaaataataaagtgtagtattaaaaaaaataataataataataatcgtaataattgttataatagACTATTACTATTGGTATTATTGTAACCACAATGTACAATTCAGTCTAGACTTTTATCAGTAACACTCacagcaataataatagttaataatatatattgaataattaaattaatcaaaataaatttaatttacacttCGTTGTTCTTCAGCAGAACTAGTAGCTCAATTTGAGTATTTAAAATCCATTAGttggttcaaaaaaaaaatttagattaatttatttgcgattgaaaatttttagactttaaaaattatttttttttttgccagtatgttaaaatttttattagtaaaaagtatgaaatataattatatggaTAATTTTCCATTCAGAGATTTCACTAAAGTTTAAAcgcttattattgttattactgaGAGAGTAAAAgttatttgttttgttttttaatttatttttaattattttcattctaTACCATGGATATCGTAACGTTGATTGCTAAATTTCCGTTGTCAGCAAAACGTCGTGCTATTGATGTATCGAATACGAGGCAGTCGGAAGCGAGAATCGCACAACAGACACCTTCGTGAATCGATCTCGGCATTGCTTCCCATGTCAATCGTCGTCGATTGCCATTAAGTTCCAATCTGAAtgacattaattatttgaaaattcattgacttttttttttttaaattataattataattaaatattattgaaaaaataccggtatgaaaaattttcagcttGTTTACGAGATCCAATTAACTGTGCAATAGCAAAAAACTGTTGATGGCCATCGTACTTTTCTTGCTTTTCTAGCACAAGCATAAAGTGATGACCGAAACATGACTGCATCATAACCCAATCGACAGCACCAGGGAGATTTATGTCAGTAGCCAAAAATACAATATCTTcacctttaaaaaaaaattaacaattaataattctaattattattcaataattaggACAGTGaagcaataaaataaactaacaactttgcagtcactatgtgactgttGTGACTCgtgaattataataaataaataaaattttgctgtattaaataatgacttttgttaaattgcactgtacttttttaaccattgacgtttttaaagatataagctcatcctgatgttacactcgtcaagagctttcatttgagtacccacatgcattttgatatatttttcatatatacatatatatatatatatatatatatatatatatatatatatatatatatatatatatatatatatataatatatataaatatataatatatataaatatatgaaaaattaatgtgggtactcaaatgaaaggtctcgatgagtgtaatgtcggggtgagcttagatctttagaaatattattagttgacaaaatagcaaagtcaattcttaattattgacattttttaagaaacaaactcatcccgatgttacactcatcaagagctttcatttgagtacccacatgcatttttatatatttttcatatatacatatatataatatatataaatatataaaatatatgaaaaattgatgtgggtactcaaatgaaagctcttaatgagtgtaacatcgggatgagtttatatctttataaaagtcaatagtttacaagatacaaggtcatttcttaattattgacattttttaagaaacaaacttatcccgatgttacactcatcaagagctttcatttgagtacccacatgcatttttatatatttttcatatatacatatatataatatatataaatatatgaaaaattgatgtgggtactcaaatgaaagctcttaatgagtgtaacatcgggatgagtttatatctttataaaagtcaatagtttacaagataaaaggtcatttcttaattattgacattttttaagatataagctcatcccgatgttacactcatcaagagctttcatttaagtacccacatgcatttttatatatttttcatatatatatatatatatatatatatatatatatatatatatatatatatatatatatatatatatatatatatatatatatatatataatatagataaatatataaaatatatgaaaaattgatgtgggtactcaaatgaaaggtctcgttgagtataacatcgtgatgagcttatatctttaaaaaagtcaatagttcacaagatacaaggtcatatccttaatattgacattttttaagatataagctcattctgatgttacacttatcaagagctttcatttgagtacccacatgaattttgatatatttttcatttatacatatatatgtatataaatatatgaaaaattgatgtgggtactcaaatgaaaggtctcgttGAGTATAACATCGTGATGAGagtatatctttaaaaacttcaatagtttacaagatacatggtcatttctcaattatgtatttaaagaTGGAACATTTCGAGGGTTTTATGACGCAACCTCGTATCtcaaaaatgacaattttagaaATGTGGTAAAAAAtggcttataaaaaattaatattcatctaaaaacaatatttatcaattgtatTGTCTAAAAATACTAtcatgtttattattaatctggtttatcttttttttcagttaacgcgtttatagttaattatcaatttttcagttGAACCCTTTCatcttcaaaaatcgagatacGTGGTTGCGTTAGAAAACGATTGATTTTCGAATGTAGCCTAAATACttgtcataataaattgactatcggtgagaatgatatgaaaccttaaaaaggcacaaattcaagtcaagacctttgcaatgtcattaaattacactaaaaaaaaacctattttatcatatgactatccaggagacaaaatttttcttatcctcttaataaaataaataattaataaaatgcaGTGAATCACCTTGTAATGTAGTAATACTTTTATGACTCATAACAAGATGAGGCATGACTTCCTCTAATGAGCCTTGCCACTTGCATGAAGCACCAGGACACGGACAACTGTAAGGACGGAATTCGCATGCATCTTCGTGGTCTGGCTTCTCTATATGTACCATCGACACTGTGCATCCGCTCGTTGAATACTTGCACGGAAACATGACGTTACTCGCAACTTTCTCCATCGCAAGGTTACGAATGTTACctaaacaaataaacaaatttaattaacacaaGTTCACGGTCATTTGTTTTTAACTCTTACgctcaacaaatatttatctacaAATACTAATACTGACCTAATGGACCTCGACAAGTAGGACAGCAAGTTAATTTGGGTCTGCAATTACTGCAAACCAAGTGACCGCTCTGACACTGCAAAATAGGAGGCAAAACATATTCAAAGCAGACTGGGCACTCGAACAAGCTCGCCAAATCCGTCGAGCTGTTGGATGCTGAAACTGCTGCTGCAGAAGTACTTGCTACTCCTCGGCCACGTTTTCCGCTGCTTATATTCAATTGAGACatcttcttattttttttatcttatgatttattttcaGACCCTTTTTTATTCCTTAATTTATAACTCCTGAGTTTTTAATTGatccttttatttaaatctgaAACAATCAGTAGACTTGATTAATATATaacactaataattaatattaatattaacattttattattaaatcaaatatttgGTGAACTTGATAAATGACAAGCGATCAAACAACGCCCAGCTTTTATGTATATTGTTTTTTCActcattcatttaaaaactgtttacttataaataattttattgtcataactcataacaaataaataaataatataaaaattaagttagccaatatttaaaaatttgtagaattttttttattgaaaaaattgataaaaaaaaaaatttttatttctaaaaaaattgaaaaactataggtgcaattttttagttttaattta includes the following:
- the LOC123269416 gene encoding E3 ubiquitin-protein ligase SIAH1-like produces the protein MSQLNISSGKRGRGVASTSAAAVSASNSSTDLASLFECPVCFEYVLPPILQCQSGHLVCSNCRPKLTCCPTCRGPLGNIRNLAMEKVASNVMFPCKYSTSGCTVSMVHIEKPDHEDACEFRPYSCPCPGASCKWQGSLEEVMPHLVMSHKSITTLQGEDIVFLATDINLPGAVDWVMMQSCFGHHFMLVLEKQEKYDGHQQFFAIAQLIGSRKQAENFSYRLELNGNRRRLTWEAMPRSIHEGVCCAILASDCLVFDTSIARRFADNGNLAINVTISMV